One region of Campylobacter concisus genomic DNA includes:
- a CDS encoding anaerobic C4-dicarboxylate transporter, protein MDISLILQLIVLFGAIFLGVRLGGMAIGYAGGIGVVVLTLGLGLKAGSIPWDVILIIMSVIAAITAMQVAGGLDYLVQIAEGILRKHPKYINFLAPVVTYLLTVFAGTGHTAFSMIPVITEVAKTQNIKPSAPLSIAVVASQIAITASPVSAAVVFMAGEHALGGLGISYPLLLAIWIPTTFIGCMLTALVINIFYNLDLSSDKEYQRRLKEGLIKDVKIEEKKELPKGAKLSVLIFLVGVISVVLYATAISKNVGWIKPSYVTGYEKIYETKSPDKFNELVAKDIKVKTDSTTNVKYVEDPDKPTKVLVLTRDNAIMSFMLVIATLITLTCGVKVDKLFNTATFKSGMTACVCVLGVAWLGDTFVVNHTDAIKNFAGDFVKDYPFMLAVALFFASMLLYSQAATAKALIPTVIAALGLTAANNGDAYILVASFAAVSALFVLPTYPTLLGAVQMDDTGTTRIGKYIFNHSFFIPGVLAIAFSVALGFLIAPILL, encoded by the coding sequence ATGGATATTTCATTGATATTACAGTTGATCGTGCTCTTTGGCGCGATATTTTTGGGTGTTAGACTAGGCGGTATGGCCATTGGTTATGCTGGTGGCATTGGTGTCGTAGTTTTAACTTTAGGACTTGGATTAAAAGCAGGTAGTATACCTTGGGATGTTATTTTAATCATTATGTCCGTTATAGCTGCTATTACAGCGATGCAAGTAGCTGGTGGCCTTGATTATTTGGTGCAAATAGCCGAAGGGATACTAAGAAAACATCCAAAATATATAAATTTCTTAGCCCCGGTCGTTACTTACTTGCTAACTGTATTTGCTGGTACTGGACACACAGCATTTTCTATGATTCCAGTTATTACCGAAGTTGCAAAGACACAAAATATTAAGCCTAGCGCGCCTCTTAGTATAGCTGTTGTTGCTAGTCAGATAGCTATTACTGCAAGCCCAGTTTCAGCGGCGGTTGTATTTATGGCTGGTGAGCATGCCTTAGGTGGACTTGGTATTAGCTATCCATTACTATTAGCTATCTGGATACCTACAACTTTTATTGGTTGTATGCTAACAGCTCTTGTTATAAATATATTTTATAATCTTGATCTAAGTAGCGATAAAGAGTATCAAAGAAGACTTAAAGAAGGGCTAATCAAAGATGTTAAAATCGAAGAGAAAAAAGAGCTTCCAAAAGGAGCTAAATTATCTGTTTTAATATTCTTAGTTGGCGTTATTTCTGTCGTTTTATATGCTACTGCTATTAGTAAAAACGTAGGCTGGATAAAACCAAGCTATGTAACAGGCTATGAAAAAATTTATGAGACCAAAAGTCCAGATAAATTTAATGAACTAGTCGCAAAAGATATAAAAGTCAAAACGGACTCAACTACTAATGTAAAATATGTAGAAGATCCAGATAAGCCTACAAAGGTGTTGGTATTAACTAGAGATAACGCTATTATGAGCTTTATGCTAGTTATCGCTACTTTAATCACACTAACTTGTGGTGTCAAGGTCGATAAGCTATTTAATACAGCTACATTTAAAAGTGGTATGACTGCGTGCGTCTGCGTGTTAGGTGTAGCGTGGCTTGGAGATACTTTCGTGGTAAATCACACCGATGCGATCAAAAATTTTGCCGGCGATTTTGTTAAAGACTATCCATTTATGCTAGCTGTTGCGCTATTTTTTGCTAGTATGCTTCTTTATTCTCAAGCCGCTACCGCAAAGGCGCTTATTCCTACGGTTATAGCCGCACTTGGCTTAACTGCTGCAAATAACGGTGACGCATATATTTTAGTTGCATCATTTGCTGCAGTTTCAGCATTGTTTGTATTGCCAACATATCCGACACTTCTTGGAGCCGTTCAAATGGATGATACTGGAACAACTAGGATAGGTAAATATATATTTAACCACTCCTTTTTTATTCCAGGTGTTTTAGCTATTGCTTTTTCTGTCGCACTTGGATTTTTGATAGCTCCGATACTTTTATAA